TGTGTAATTGACTAGAAATTGTCTGATGTCTGGTCGTTATTTCGCACTGTAACTTTGTTTGtcatagctggatgaatgaagggCATACTATTTTTAAGACTCTAGTTGAATATCTTCTgagaaattttttaaaattagacttccaaggtttgaatttgggagcagtTTTGATAGCTATTTCAGTAGCTAACAAAATAGATGCTTTAATTGGTTGGATAATTGATGGTAGTGTACTAAACAAAATAAGgtagtattgttataatttacAGAAGTTGTCATTtgattgtgactgttctattagggtagtgactattagagtatctcaatctttagcaCACAAAAATTCAACCTTGTTGGTCTTTCATAACTATTTGTATGTTGTCTTcttggctttctgtacttctgaatacagtgtgaatgcacgATTCCTGTTCCTGGTGCTCTTGTAAGTTCAAAggagcaagagaagggccagggagGGCAAagcccccttggcccccctaAGATCCACTTATGTTGCaaagcccccctccccccccaagATCCACTTATGTTTCAGATCCATCAATCATGTATCACGATTACTTCTGATGTCCATAATATAAAAGTTTGTCAGCATAAAATGCTTCAATGAACTTGAACAAACCATAAACTAAAGGTCTCTAATCATTTTAGAGAAGGTATCTGACCATTTTAGAAAACCTCTTCAGAGGTTTCTTATAGATTTTAAAGATCTCATTATCTCCCAAAAATCAAaggattttatgcataccattttctaaataTACTTAGATACTCTCTTCTCGTAACATTAACTGTTGATTACTTCACATATTGTTTCACAGTGGAAAATGTTGCAGCATATATTGCTTCACCCATAGACTAACTCACTTAGGTGATACTCTTGGTCCAGGGACTTGAAATCTTGGCTGAACAGTGACTAAGTTCCACGTACTGTCACCATCCTCTCCTGACACTTCATGTACTGGCCTAATAGTGTACCGGAGATTCCTACCATCAAGATTGTCAAACACCACACCTATTAACATAATGACACACAAAATGAACCTTTTACAAAATTAAACTGCTCAAATTCTGACCATATCCATTGACACAAGTGTCAATTCTTGTGTTATTCTGACTTGACTCACGCCAACTTCTAACAGACTGTACCATCTCATTTTCAGTAGCATATGACATGTACTCCATTTGTGGCAAACGTTGCCTGACCAAACTCATCACTCCATTTTCCTCTACATTATAATGTAATGTGTATACTATactggtatatatacatatggtTAGAGTGCCTACCTGTATTGTTGGGAGCATAGAAGATGGTGGTTGTTGTACGAGGTAAGTGGAGTGGATCAGGCTCAAAAGTCACTAAAACAGAACAAAACTCCTGAATGCCATGAAATCATATGCAAGCAGTGTATCCCAGCTATAGATATATGTCAGTCCTTTGCTTATTAGTTCACCTTAATGCTATATATGGCACAACTACAATTGATTGTATTTCTAaaaatatagtatgttcacgttgagctgaatcctcaaaaacatttaataactcatggatgcaattactcacgatcttgaaatttggctcatttgtagtactgcttgacccgctaaaaatatttcaaaatgtttttgttcaaatgtttgacataatatttacagccaatcaaaattttcacaataaatttcctatggggaagccatacaaatactgagtccattacagccctttcctgaacttttaatggagccaaaccatacatgtctgttgtagacacctttgctgttaccaataatcatctggttggccgAAATGTttactctgttgagaaaaaatccacatttaatttttagctgtttttcaggatccagctcaacgtgaacatactatagtaaggGCAAGAGGTTTCAAATTATCTCATACACATACTTAAACCAGAACCTGTTTATACGTAACTTACCAAAGCATTTATCTTCTATAGAAAATACTCCAGCTCTAAAAAAATACACGTTTAGGACCTAAATTAGTAAAGTGTTTGGTATATATACAAAATAAatcctatatagctatattcattaacagtataattataagttGATAATTGCAGTTGTGTGTACAGTAATCTGTATGTCTTCTGGCCACATGCTACCCACTTTTACTGTGGACTTCACCTagcataaaaataataaaaaatccaAACATTATGAGCTACAAAAACTATAAAATTTCATAAGAAACAGTCATAACTTTGGAGCTCTTCTAATAGTTTCCACTGGAccatatcaaaacttgctattgggatttgtcaaatgaagccataaaaataaaatttcacaaAACACTGATTTTTACCATTAGTTCTTAGAAATTACACATTACAATAACCTAAAATGTACTTTATGTCCTATTCATAGCTTTA
The nucleotide sequence above comes from Dysidea avara chromosome 3, odDysAvar1.4, whole genome shotgun sequence. Encoded proteins:
- the LOC136248370 gene encoding uncharacterized protein, which codes for MARLNVGVNFRRFYLLLWKNFILQIRRPIGTAFELVLPLLAVLVVIGIRAGVFSIEDKCFVTFEPDPLHLPRTTTTIFYAPNNTEENGVMSLVRQRLPQMEYMSYATENEMVQSVRSWRESSQNNTRIDTCVNGYGVVFDNLDGRNLRYTIRPVHEVSGEDGDSTWNLVTVQPRFQVPGPRVSPK